In the Podospora pseudocomata strain CBS 415.72m chromosome 5, whole genome shotgun sequence genome, one interval contains:
- a CDS encoding hypothetical protein (COG:S; EggNog:ENOG503NZZ8), with protein MATRVQLGWYRWVPFLGYHHVLMILIAVTIILLSLLLAGCSSSSPLIPDIFLLSIYYEKYTAVPDTAQVDYRVSEAISNIVGDASLQARVGYFGICISTDGGSWLCSNNATSLANEISVEQDPLNLIWLSAQFKDMIVFPYLLIIAIIFAFICLLLLATFPGWHEEEDSEGSEREVKPFPSRPVSQVALAIIFIASIFVLVSVLWQHTASVAASIIAQDFGNGSVLAGVGSSAMVMGWFSFTLLIIVTIGLLVMILSMAVLSDIMA; from the exons ATGGCGACAAGAGTACAATTAGGATGGTACC GATGGGTACCATTCCTCGGCTACCACCACGTGCTGATGATCCTCATCGCCGTGACGATAATcctgctctccctcctcctagcaggctgctcctcctcctcccccctcatccccgacatcttcctcctctccatctacTACGAAAAATACACGGCCGTCCCCGACACGGCCCAGGTCGACTACCGCGTCTCGGAGGCGATCTCCAACATTGTCGGCGACGCCAGCCTCCAGGCCAGGGTCGGCTACTTTGGCATCTGCATCTCGACCGACGGCGGGAGCTGGCTGTGCTCCAACAATGCGACCTCGCTGGCGAACGAGATCTCGGTGGAGCAGGACCCGCTGAACCTGATTTGGCTGTCGGCGCAGTTTAAGGATATGATTGTTTTTCCCTATCTCTT gatcatcgccatcatcttcgCCTTCATCTGCCTCCTCTTGCTGGCTACCTTTCCCGGCTGgcacgaggaggaagattcTGAGGGTTCAGAAAGAGAAGTCAAGCCTTTTCCCTCGAGACCGGTCAGCCAAGTCGCGCTGGCGATTATCTTTATTGCGTCGATTTTTGTGCTGGTTAGTGTGCTGTGGCAGCACACCGCGTCTGTGGCGGCGAGTATTATCGCGCAGGATTTCGGGAACGGGTCGGTGCTGGCGGGGGTTGGGTCGAGtgccatggtgatggggtggtttAGTTTTACGTTGTTGATTATTGTTACGATTGGGTTGTTGGTCATGATATTGAGCATGGCGGTTCTGTCGGATATTATGGCttaa
- a CDS encoding hypothetical protein (COG:Q; EggNog:ENOG503NY9M), with product MTAFDIKIVSDAICPWCYLGKKRLERAINLYKASVPNASSDTFKIHWHPFYLDPSLPKTSVDRDEHLLKKFGDPNRLAMSTMMLKRFGEAEGINFSFKARIGNTRDAHRLVQLAKTKSNELENSVISALFKLHFEEDGDITSHDVLIAAGEKGGLDKAEVESWLDEGKGGPEVDKEVEEAYRDGVSGVPNFTINGKYRVEGAQDPEKLVEVLKRIKASAPAVSASSEGVSC from the exons aTGACAGCCTTCGACATCAAAATCGTCTCCGACGCCATATGCCCATGG TGTTATCTAGGCAAAAAGCGCCTCGAACGCGCCATCAACCTCTACAAAGCCTCCGTTCCCAACGCCAGCTCCGACACTTTCAAAATCCACTGGCACCCCTTCTACCTCgacccttccctccccaaaacctcGGTTGACCGCGATGAGCACCTCCTCAAGAAATTCGGCGATCCCAACCGCCTGGCCATGTCCACCATGATGCTCAAGCGCTTCGGCGAAGCCGAGGGCATCAACTTCTCGTTCAAGGCCAGGATCGGAAACACCCGTGACGCCCATCGGCTGGTTCAGCTGGCAAAGACAAAGTCGAACGAGCTCGAAAACAGTGTTATCTCTGCGCTTTTCAAGCTGCATTtcgaggaagatggagacaTCACTTCCCATGACGTTCTGATCGCCGCCGGCGAGAAGGGAGGGCTGGACAAGGCTGAGGTTGAATCCTGGCTCGATGAGGGCAAGGGCGGACCCGAAGTCgacaaggaggttgaggaggcgTACCGGGATGGAGTGTCCGGAGTGCCGAATTTCACAATCAATGGAAAATACAGAGTGGAAGGCGCCCAAGATCCCGAGAAGTTGGTGGAGGTTCTGAAGAGGATAAAGGCTTCTGCTCCTGCTGTCAGCGCTTCTTCCGAAGGAGTAAGCTGCTAG
- a CDS encoding hypothetical protein (EggNog:ENOG503P60E) — MWPNGKISQNVGPTSPPETPRTASPVFGRKSSPPPSGVSAPTPPPLPHSRHHHHHHHNHLRPMAPPPLSTGGVPVAFNGGRPDQLSPRTTSCSSSSSSEDESDNDSQPAGPSRSATPEQPQLEPSPLLPQIPHISARIGRSASITIGRVIAETDSNFVIEELSDFADSDDERDGVLRPDYIEYAESNRSRSRSRTRRPAVIDRTFIFSLHNLNCDDESDETDLDEAEYREFLIKSREEKKKRRMTSGSIGKRTISESIGSDTDLEDLKPWLGPNSSEDQTGGRRMRRRVSMVDHHMRRRSSIFQHEARTSRIEELDEPESDDGVFLEVGGVGEKLARELPYYEYVSMEVDSP, encoded by the coding sequence ATGTGGCCCAACGGGAAAATCTCTCAAAACGTCGGGCCTACCTCTCCGCCAGAGACCCCGCGAACGGCTTCCCCGGTTTTTGGCCGCAAAAGCAGCCCCCCGCCCTCCGGGGTGTCTGCGCccacgccgccgccgcttccACACtcccgtcaccaccaccaccaccaccataatCACCTCCGGCCCATGGCGCCCCCCCCCTTGTCGACCGGAGGAGTTCCGGTGGCGTTCAATGGCGGTCGGCCAGATCAATTATCACCACGAACCACCAGctgttcctcttcctcgtcgtcggaagACGAATCCGATAACGATTCCCAACCCGCCGGGCCATCCCGGTCCGCGACCCCTGAACAACCACAGCTAGAACCATCCCCACTTCTACCCCAGATTCCACACATATCGGCCAGGATAGGCCGGTCAGCCTCCATCACAATCGGCCGTGTCATCGCCGAGACGGACTCCAATTTCGTCATTGAGGAGCTCTCCGACTTTGccgacagcgacgacgagaGAGATGGGGTTCTCCGGCCGGATTACATTGAATACGCCGAGTCCAACCGCAGCCGCTCCCGCTCAAGGACGAGACGGCCGGCGGTAATAGACAGGACGTTTATTTTCagcctccacaacctcaatTGCGACGATGAGTCTGACGAGACGGAcctcgacgaggccgagTATCGCGAGTTTTTGATCAAGAgtagggaggagaagaagaagaggaggatgacgagcGGGAGCATAGGGAAGAGGACCATCAGTGAGAGCATCGGGAGTGATACTGATTTGGAGGATTTGAAGCCTTGGCTGGGGCCAAATTCGTCGGAGGACCAgacgggggggaggaggatgaggagacggGTTAGCATGGTGGATCATCAcatgagaaggaggagttcgATTTTTCAGCATGAGGCGAGGACGTCGAGGATTGAGGAGTTGGATGAGCCCGAGTCGGATGATGGGGTCtttttggaggtgggaggggtgggggagaagttggcgagggagttgCCTTATTATGAGTATGTTAGCATGGAGGTGGATTCGCCCTAG
- a CDS encoding hypothetical protein (COG:O; EggNog:ENOG503P1WN) has translation MRSLQGRAKTRPGPCSPALKDSLKESSSLYVFNTYFVPRCKYILLGEPPAQVNKPTDTHHNMAEPPIPLPDDTNPADIKSQVLQLTLTSIQSSDSDENPCVICLETITSPSTALPCGHSNYDFLCLASWLQQRPFCPLCKTGVTQVRYTDADTQNEHLYNVPPIAPTPEQPVRQTVSRATNPADVLQLGPLDFERYLSGDVTSIQVPPVRRSLRRRQSNHQPPPPPSTPDQALQRRQHIYRHNLFSLHIGSSPHTSYSPSVPSPAVLSSTPHLLSKARLFLRRELQVFFPPTTAAPSTGDSIHQNREFLLEYVIAMLKTVDLQSPSGATHAENLLRDYITLPDTGDDRTALFLHELKNWMRWRGEPPGNVSLEGWDRGVQYPSLDEGRKRRYDRGEEDDEEREGRGYSWQDKAGDHWRPDPPHCGQHGGRNDSSRRRGGVVGNGREDERSRRRRHDV, from the exons ATGAGATCACTGCAGGGGCGCGCCAAGACTCGTCCAGGTCCCTGCAGCCCAGCTTTAAAAGATTCGCTGAAGGAGAGCAGCTCTCTCTATGTATTTAATACATACTTTGTACCTAGATGCAAATACATTTTGTTGGGTGAACCTCCAGCACAAGTCAACAAGCCGACCGACACCCATCACAACATGGCAGAACCACCAATACCCCTCCCAGACGacaccaacccagccgacATCAAATCCCAAGTCCTCCAACTAACCCTCACCTCGATCCAGTCCTCCGACAGCGACGAAAACCCCTGCGTCATCTGCCTCGaaaccatcacctccccctcgaccGCCCTCCCATGCGGCCACTCCAACTATGACTTCCTCTGCCTCGCCAGCTGGCTTCAGCAACGGCCCTTTTGTCCCCTATGCAAAACAGGCGTCACCCAAGTCCGGTATACCGACGCCGACACCCAAAACGAACACCTCTACAACGTCCCACCCATAGCACCCACACCAGAACAACCTGTCCGGCAGACAGTCTCACGAGCGACCAACCCGGCAGACGTTCTCCAATTGGGCCCATTGGATTTCGAGAGATATCTTTCCGGAGACGTCACCTCTATCCAAGTCCCCCCAGTCCGGCGCAGCCTTCGCCGAAGACAGAGCAACcatcagccaccaccaccacccagcacCCCCGACCAAGCCCTCCAACGACGCCAGCACATCTACCGGCACAACCTCTTCTCTCTGC ACAtcggctcctccccccacacAAGCTACTCTCCATCCGTGCCCTCACCAGCCGTCctctcttccaccccccatctcctaTCCAAAgcccgcctcttcctccgccgAGAACTGCaggtcttcttccccccaactACGGCAGCTCCCTCAACGGGGGACAGCATCCATCAAAACAGGGAGTTTCTTCTCGAGTACGTAATTGCCATGCTCAAAACCGTCGACCTCCAGTCTCCATCCGGAGCCACCCACGCCGAGAATCTACTCAGAGATTATATAACCCTACCCGACACAGGTGATGACAGGACAGCACTCTTTTTACATGAACTCAAGAACTGGATGAGGTGGCGGGGCGAGCCACCAGGGAATGTTAGTCTTGAGGGGTGGGATAGGGGGGTGCAGTACCCTTCGCTtgatgaggggaggaagCGTAGGTATGATcgcggggaggaggatgacgaagaaagagagggaaggggcTATAGCTGGCAGGATAAGGCGGGTGATCACTGGAGGCCTGATCCACCTCACTGCGGTCAGCACGGTGGAAGAaacgacagcagcaggagaagaggcgGTGTGGTGGGCAACGGAAGGGAAGATGAGCGGTCTCGTCGTAGGAGGCATGATGTGTGA
- a CDS encoding hypothetical protein (EggNog:ENOG503P29U; COG:S), with protein MSLISTHLAQIALSCEGIDSLPFPPPKIFTNALLSNPDITSLIRDTEAHERALFSVPAPPPPPTTTPHPEQPKPSNRRQTVFNVAAGEVTTGPAPNSSTRRSTAVAAVLGGDLHAHLTRRHKEGEADIELLLQGAEKLCGVYALPGALERIPQLRRKWEMQGHTLAYYEQKVAEQQEQLQAMNQRNEWDEDEEMEHVEEEKGDYITEEDLRRDEEELRKLERKRRELQAKLKSLEGDIGGLMDI; from the exons ATGTCCTTGATATCAACCCACCTTGCCCAAATCGCCCTCTCCTGCGAAGGCATAGACAGCCTCCC TTTCCCCCCACCGAAAATCTTTACcaacgccctcctctccaacccagacatcacctccctcatccgcGACACCGAAGCTCACGAACGCGCCCTCTTCTCTGTTCCCGcgcccccaccaccaccaaccaccaccccccatcccgaGCAACCTAAACCCTCCAACCGCAGGCAAACAGTCTTCAACGTCGCCGCCGGAGAAGTCACCACCGGACCAGcacccaactcctccacccgccGATccaccgccgtcgccgccgttttgggtggtgatcTCCACGCGCATCTAACCCGTAGACACAAGGAAGGCGAGGCCGACATTGAACTACTACTACAAGGTGCCGAGAAGCTTTGTGGTGTCTATGCCTTACCGGGCGCGCTGGAGAGGATACCGCAACTAAGAAGAAAGTGGGAGATGCAAGGGCATACGCTCGCATATTACGAGCAAAAGGTCGCCGAGCAACAAGAGCAATTGCAGGCCATGAATCAACGAAACGAAtgggatgaggacgaggaaatGGAGcatgtggaggaggaaaagggggattACATCACAGAGGAGGATTTGCGgcgggatgaggaggagctgaggaaattggagaggaagaggcgggaGCTGCAGGCCAAGTTGAAGAGCTTGGAAGGTGAtattggggggttgatggataTTTGA
- a CDS encoding hypothetical protein (COG:S; EggNog:ENOG503P8EU) — MDDQARAEFELQSLQVRAELKKWETDWQEEHGGNKPSRNDIKQNPDIAKKYKQYSKLRDVLSGKIPPEELSKPPRPKSSSHRPPQTPSKHSKTAQTPRKHHVANPYMQSPTARTPGAATPSTARKLFSPALATSIGPTPQKDGRVLGLFDLLGKTPSKPTESPFPKPIGSATPSKRRASELGDLTTPSAKRIAHDASTPLAGRTNVFGAVTTPLHEKPNNTTTTPSTTRSKLFNTPAFLRRTTLPPPVDETDENGPWKVGPLRLPRVLSRKGVKVKGLSEVVADLRKIEDEAHQDEEDALREMEAEELGVPVIKPAVPKLATVPEGVEIEVGDGQTVSPQPAQPRYTEEKPVLLSHFDDEAYDDEIDLSREGVDTQGNPLRVYKKRGQKRTTRMVKMKPTRFQRPTDNSPHDSDDEPIPETQYPDQPPQAPQDDLLLSGSDFEGNDEDDDDFDTLRPTPKSTSKGARKTLAETKGRKKVDEREEGTVKKAVRKVKATAHANFKRLKLKQGGAKGGPGYNSRFRRRR; from the coding sequence ATGGACGATCAAGCCAGAGCCGAATTTGAGCTCCAATCCCTTCAAGTGCGAGCCGAGTTGAAAAAATGGGAGACCGACTGGCAAGAAGAACACGGCGGTAACAAGCCAAGCCGCAACGACATTAAGCAGAATCCCGACATTGCAAAAAAGTACAAGCAATACAGCAAACTCAGAGACGTCCTCTCCGGCAAGATCCCGCCAGAAGAGCTGTCAAAACCCCCAAGACCAAAATcgtcctcccaccggccacCCCAGACCCCGTCGAAGCACTCCAAGACGGCACAAACACCACGAAAACATCATGTCGCCAATCCATACATGCAGTCCCCAACTGCCCGAACTCCCGGAGCCGCGACCCCCTCGACAGCCCGCAAGCTCTTCAGCCCAGCCCTCGCAACCTCAATTGGACCAACTCCCCAGAAAGACGGCCGAGTCCTTGGCCTATTCGACCTCCTAggcaaaaccccctccaaaccaacCGAATCTCCCTTCCCCAAGCCAATAGGCTCAGCAACCCCCAGCAAACGCCGCGCCTCCGAACTAGGCGacctcacaaccccctctgCCAAACGAATCGCCCACGATGCTTCCACCCCTCTCGCCGGAAGAACCAACGTCTTTGGAGCTGTCACCACACCCCTCCACGAAAAgccaaacaacaccaccacaactccCTCCACAACCCGCAGCAAACTATTCAATACCCCCGCCTTCCTCCGCCGGAccacccttcctcctccagtaGACGAAACCGACGAAAACGGCCCCTGGAAAGTCGGCCCCCTCCGTCTTCCCCGAGTTCTAAGCCGCAAAGGCGTCAAGGTCAAAGGTCTCTCCGAAGTCGTCGCCGATCTCCGAAAAATAGAAGACGAGGCCcaccaagatgaagaagatgctcTCCGGGAAATGGAAGCAGAGGAACTCGGCGTACCAGTCATCAAACCTGCCGTTCCCAAGTTAGCTACAGTACCAGAGGGCGTCGAGATAGAAGTCGGGGACGGCCAGACAGTATCACCccaaccagcccaacccAGATATACCGAAGAGAAACCTGTCCTGCTATCACATTTCGACGACGAGGCCTACGATGACGAAATAGATCTCAGCAGGGAAGGGGTAGATACGCAAGGCAATCCCCTTCGAGTCTACAAAAAGCGAGGGCAGAAGCGCACCACAAGAATGGTCAAGATGAAGCCTACCCGTTTCCAGCGCCCTACCGACAACTCTCCCCATGATTCCGACGACGAACCCATCCCTGAAACGCAATACCCCGACCAGCCACCTCAGGCTCCTCAAGACGACTTGTTACTCTCTGGTTCGGATTTTGAGGGcaacgacgaggatgacgacgattTCGACACCCTCAGGCCCACCCCCAAATCTACCAGCAAGGGGGCTAGGAAGACCTTGGCCGAGACAAAAGGGAGGAAAAAGGTggatgagagagaggaagggacggtgaagaaggcggtCAGAAAAGTCAAGGCGACTGCGCATGCGAATTTTAAGAGGCTGAAACTCAAGCAAGGCGGGGCGAAGGGCGGGCCGGGGTATAATTCGAGGtttaggaggaggaggtag
- the TAF12 gene encoding Transcription initiation factor TFIID subunit 12 (EggNog:ENOG503NYSW; COG:K) produces MANRTDHCPLPYHDTRSIQGLEVAATRYRLQSSDLNNPSVIPNKADKMNQAPGQGMAGQPNGQGIQGPGGVPNRPTGVPPPNNVPLYRPEQMQQIHILTAEEKSKYTQGLAALWKMHDNSPPGSQEQMTAKNKIADFGRMLASKVTSRRQHAQQAAQANQVNQATQVQVQQQQMQQRAAQQAQAAQQAQQQQLQLQQQLQLQQQAQQQLQQHNGQAQANQGNAGPGVQGAGGMPGGVQAQGQAQAGGQAGQVAGGANRALQGQPRPMPPYIASHIAELIFTPPANTTDKAKWLETVKNQYARALIQSETSRNSMRQLDALMKPGLSPNDAEQIKKKREIFEKMHNEGLNLANSIRKQFVTNKPGSTPNGTPGAGGGSGGDAAAAAGQAGAGVGGAGVTGVPGGAMQPATAAVSAAFEAAKKQQLAAGRMAGPGAVNNNQPPQQQQQQQQQAPSQPQQHPHQTPSQTPATPVQSQTTPISQAPSNQVPLPQSQSQSHSQPPTQAIKVEPGTQPIPVPAPLNTALAAARGGIPSAGTPTQNSARIQTPQSATPTISNIQPLTHAAAVNAAAVNSASQSRPGSIAGPPPNTTPGSAPPPSASIATGPQGHSHAHPSQQQIQTQASAMNTKFAIPKTLDEKAIKAPQPVPHIGGIGSGRPTLSGGGGTAGGVLNQPVLPKTPAYQIEGEGERILNKKKLDELVRQVCGGTAEGQDGNMLTPDVEESVLNLADAFIDNVLHQACRNAKERGSKVLEIRDLQLVLERTYNIRIPGYSSEELRTVRKMQPNSSWIKKMSAVQAAKVVPGKGDL; encoded by the exons ATGGCAAACCGCACGGACCATTGTCCCCTACCATATCACG ACACTCGCTCGATACAAGGTCTCGAAGTCGCTGCGACCCGGTACAGGCTCCAGAGTAGCGACCTGAACAATCCCTCTGTCATTCCGAACAAAGCGGACAAGATGAACCAAGCGCCCGGCCAGGGGATGGCTGGTCAGCCGAATGGTCAGGGAATTCAAGGTCCTGGTGGCGTCCCGAACCGGCCGACCGGTGTTCCTCCCCCGAACAATGTTCCACTATACCGGCCAGAACAGATGCAGCAAATCCACATCCTGACGGCCGAAGAGAAGTCTAAATATACCCAGGGTCTGGCTGCGCTCTGGAAAATGCACGACAACTCCCCCCCGGGTTCCCAGGAGCAGATGACTGCGAAAAACAAGATCGCCGACTTCGGTCGCATGCTAGCCTCCAAGGTCACTAGCCGTCGACAGCATGCTCAGCAGGCAGCACAAGCGAACCAAGTTAACCAGGCCACACAGGTTCAagttcagcagcagcaaatgcAGCAACGCGCTGCTCAACAAGCCCAGGCCGCCCAACaggctcaacagcagcagcttcagctccaacagcagcttcagctccagcagcaggcgcAGCAACAGCTTCAGCAACACAACGGACAAGCCCAGGCCAACCAGGGCAATGCCGGACCGGGTGTTCAGGGCGCTGGCGGAATGCCAGGAGGGGTTCAGGCTCAGGGTCAAGCGCAGGCAGGAGGCCAGGCTGGACAGGTGGCTGGGGGCGCAAATCGAGCTCTTCAGGGGCAACCTCGCCCGATGCCGCCTTATATCGCTTCACACATAGCCGAACTCATCTTCACCCCGCCGGCCAACACGACTGACAAAGCAAAGTGGCTGGAGACGGTCAAGAACCAGTACGCCCGGGCTCTCATCCAGTCGGAAACCAGCAGGAACAGCATGAGGCAGCTTGATGCACTGATGAAACCTGGGCTGTCACCGAACGATGCAgagcagatcaagaagaagagggagatcTTTGAGAAGATGCACAACGAGGGGCTCAATCTGGCGAATAGTATCAGGAAACAGTTCGTTACCAACAAACCAGGCAGCACTCCCAACGGCACTCCgggagctggcggtggtagtggtggtgatgcagcagcggcagcaggccAGGCTGGAGCAGGTGTTGGTGGAGCGGGGGTGACTGGTGTGCCGGGAGGAGCAATGCAGCCAGCCACGGCAGCCGTCAGTGCAGCGTTTGAAGCTGCCaaaaagcagcagctggctgCGGGTCGCATGGCGGGACCTGGAGCAGtgaacaacaaccagcccccacagcaacagcag cagcagcagcagcaggcaccgtcgcaaccacagcagcacccGCATCAGACTCCATCCCAGACGCCGGCCACTCCGGTGCAGTCGCAAACCACTCCCATCTCACAAGCGCCGTCCAACCAAGTGCCTCTGCCACAGTCGCAGTCACAGTCGCATTCACAGCCTCCGACCCAGGCCATTAAGGTTGAGCCTGGCACCCAACCCATTCCAGTGCCTGCGCCTCTCAACACTGCACTCGCTGCTGCGCGCGGCGGCATACCTTCGGCCGGAACTCCTACCCAAAACTCGGCCCGCATCCAGACTCCCCAGTCAGCGActcccaccatcagcaaTATCCAACCACTTACTCACGCCGCGGCTGTCAACGCGGCCGCTGTCAACTCGGCCTCGCAGTCCCGCCCCGGATCCATTGCTGGACCTCCGCCCAACACGACACCGGGCAGCGCTCCACCTCCGTCGGCTTCCATCGCAACAGGCCCGCAAGGTCATTCTCACGCGCACCCATCCCAACAACAGATTCAGACCCAAGCCTCCGCCATGAACACCAAGTTCGCCATCCCCAAGACTTTGGATGAGAAGGCCATCAAGGCTCCTCAACCGGTGCCGCACATTGGCGGCATTGGCAGCGGTCGTCCCACGCTcagcggtggcggcggtacTGCCGGCGGTGTTTTGAACCAGCCCGTCCTCCCCAAGACGCCAGCCTACCAGATcgaaggcgagggcgagCGCATCCTtaacaagaagaagctcgacgaGTTGGTTCGCCAGGTTTGCGGTGGGACTGCCGAGGGTCAAGATGGCAACATGTTGACTCCGGATGTTGAAGAG TCGGTACTGAACCTCGCCGATGCCTTCATCGACAATGTCCTCCATCAGGCTTGCCGCAACGCCAAGGAGCGCGGGTCTAAGGTGCTCGAGATCCGCGACTTGCAGCTTGTCCTGGAACGAACGTACAATATCCGCATCCCAGGCTATTCTTCCGAGGAGCTTAGGACCGTCAGGAAGATGCAGCCCAACAGCTCCtggatcaagaagatgagtGCTGTTCAGGCGGCCAAGGTTGTGCCTGGCAAGGGGGATCTTTAG